Proteins from a single region of Sneathiella aquimaris:
- a CDS encoding pyridoxal phosphate-dependent aminotransferase — protein sequence MTYPSRGKLSPFFAMEVLKSANQREAEGKTVFHMEIGQPATSAPLAVKEAAAKALQDQPIGYTEALGIPPLRAAIANHYSDMYGLDVDPSRVVVTTGSSGGFLLSFLSLFAANDRVLLAEPGYPAYRNILQSLDIIPVGLPCGHETNFQPTPQLIDAVPGTLDGLLVASPANPTGTMLTPTELNALVQYCDEKEMHFISDEIYHGLTYGTETVSALSFSQNAVIINSFSKYFSMTGWRLGWMVVPEALVPRIEKIAQSLFISAPALSQYAALAAFDCKDELEEYKANYEINRRLLLDELPAMGLDKLAAADGAFYIYADVRHLTDDSMVFCQEMLEGCGVAATPGLDFDPVRGKHYVRFSFAGATDVIEKAVEALRLWLAKR from the coding sequence GTGACTTATCCGTCTCGGGGAAAGCTTTCCCCATTTTTTGCTATGGAAGTATTGAAATCGGCTAACCAGAGGGAAGCCGAAGGAAAAACTGTCTTTCATATGGAAATCGGGCAACCCGCAACATCCGCCCCGTTGGCTGTGAAAGAAGCAGCCGCCAAGGCCCTTCAGGATCAGCCGATCGGATATACTGAGGCGCTGGGCATCCCGCCTTTGCGGGCAGCCATTGCCAACCATTACAGCGATATGTACGGGCTGGATGTTGATCCGTCCCGGGTCGTTGTAACGACAGGATCCTCGGGAGGGTTCCTACTGTCTTTTTTAAGTTTATTTGCAGCCAATGACCGGGTTCTTCTGGCAGAACCTGGTTACCCTGCCTACCGGAATATTCTGCAATCTCTGGATATCATTCCTGTCGGCCTTCCCTGTGGGCATGAAACCAATTTTCAACCAACACCACAGTTAATCGATGCGGTGCCGGGAACACTTGATGGCCTGCTGGTTGCCAGCCCTGCCAATCCAACCGGTACAATGCTTACACCAACTGAATTAAACGCATTGGTTCAGTATTGTGATGAAAAAGAGATGCATTTCATTTCTGATGAAATCTATCACGGCCTGACATACGGCACGGAAACCGTCTCTGCGCTCTCATTTTCTCAAAATGCAGTCATTATCAACTCATTTTCCAAGTATTTCTCCATGACCGGATGGCGGCTTGGTTGGATGGTCGTGCCAGAGGCATTGGTCCCGCGGATCGAAAAAATCGCCCAAAGCCTGTTCATATCGGCACCCGCCTTAAGCCAGTATGCGGCGCTGGCAGCCTTTGACTGTAAAGATGAGTTGGAAGAGTATAAGGCGAATTATGAAATAAACCGACGCCTGTTGCTGGACGAACTCCCTGCTATGGGGCTTGATAAATTAGCAGCGGCCGATGGCGCTTTCTATATCTACGCTGATGTTCGTCATTTAACGGATGACAGCATGGTGTTCTGTCAGGAAATGTTAGAAGGATGCGGTGTCGCGGCTACTCCCGGTCTGGATTTTGATCCTGTTCGGGGGAAACATTATGTCCGGTTCTCTTTTGCTGGTGCGACAGACGTCATTGAAAAAGCAGTGGAAGCCTTGAGGCTCTGGCTTGCAAAACGATAA
- a CDS encoding gamma-glutamyltransferase, with protein MRLIKNSFPLFQSKPKNRTGPRQWLRKTSLLLAGGVFLLAACDTPATKQVGEIDSVDGPLGGAASDEPRATLIAQDILSAGGTAADAATALYFTLAVTYPIAGSLGGGGECIVYNNEKNRLENLKFPVGVPAAGGSVGIPGNIRGFAALHARYGRFEWSALLSYAEKFANFGENISRAQSMAMISSSAKFRLGSRLQEIYMDEKGDFKKEGEKIQQIRLASVLTTLRTNGGAHFYSGNLARSFSEDANAIGGAITSQDMFNYRPTWETAITFNVDANTVGVSNSPYGELFKNVWTDTFEGKGFLYLSDDVTLPKLIESNGKNFSKYQSHSPFVSHATTSFVTSDNEGNAVSCVVGMKKPFGTGFAGGITGIVMAPVVPDEKAEFPTTPILMVNEPNKDFYFASAASGGAAGTVASVYTALQVFANENNLEAAISAPRAFTMGPGLPLLFESQTDRSMISNLAGAHPVQLEVERLGRVNAIHCKNGKLFNCQSYTDPRGYGLSMIRR; from the coding sequence ATGCGTTTAATCAAGAACTCTTTCCCATTGTTTCAAAGTAAACCTAAGAACAGAACAGGCCCACGTCAATGGTTGAGAAAAACCAGTTTGTTATTGGCCGGTGGCGTCTTTCTACTTGCGGCCTGCGATACGCCAGCAACGAAACAGGTCGGAGAAATTGACAGCGTTGATGGACCTTTGGGTGGCGCGGCTTCAGACGAGCCCCGGGCGACCTTGATCGCGCAGGATATTCTATCTGCAGGCGGGACCGCTGCTGATGCGGCCACGGCACTTTATTTTACCTTGGCAGTTACCTATCCTATTGCAGGATCACTCGGCGGCGGCGGTGAATGCATTGTTTATAACAACGAGAAAAACCGTCTGGAGAATTTGAAGTTTCCGGTCGGTGTTCCGGCTGCGGGCGGCAGTGTTGGAATTCCCGGTAATATTCGGGGCTTTGCCGCCCTGCATGCGCGCTATGGCCGCTTTGAATGGTCCGCACTACTGTCTTACGCCGAAAAGTTTGCCAATTTTGGAGAGAATATCTCTCGAGCCCAAAGTATGGCAATGATTTCAAGCAGTGCCAAATTCCGTCTCGGTTCCCGGCTTCAGGAAATCTATATGGATGAAAAGGGCGACTTCAAAAAAGAAGGCGAAAAAATTCAGCAAATCCGATTAGCCAGTGTACTGACAACGTTGCGAACAAATGGTGGAGCGCATTTCTATAGCGGAAATCTCGCTCGATCATTTTCAGAAGATGCGAACGCCATTGGCGGGGCCATTACCAGTCAGGATATGTTTAATTATCGGCCAACCTGGGAAACAGCGATTACTTTTAATGTTGACGCCAACACGGTGGGCGTTTCAAACAGTCCTTACGGCGAGTTATTTAAAAACGTTTGGACTGATACCTTTGAAGGCAAAGGATTTCTGTACCTTTCAGATGATGTCACGTTACCGAAATTGATCGAGTCAAACGGCAAGAATTTTTCCAAATACCAATCCCATTCTCCCTTTGTGTCGCATGCGACAACGTCTTTTGTAACCTCTGACAATGAAGGAAACGCGGTTTCCTGTGTTGTTGGCATGAAAAAGCCGTTCGGAACCGGTTTTGCCGGTGGCATTACCGGAATTGTCATGGCACCTGTGGTCCCGGATGAAAAAGCTGAATTCCCGACCACACCGATCCTGATGGTCAACGAACCCAACAAGGACTTTTATTTTGCCAGTGCTGCGTCAGGCGGGGCGGCGGGAACGGTTGCTTCGGTTTATACAGCGCTTCAGGTGTTCGCGAACGAGAATAATCTGGAAGCGGCCATCAGTGCTCCGCGGGCCTTTACTATGGGGCCAGGTTTGCCTTTGTTATTTGAAAGCCAAACCGATCGGTCGATGATATCTAATCTTGCCGGAGCGCATCCGGTTCAGTTAGAAGTTGAACGCCTGGGGCGCGTGAATGCAATTCACTGCAAAAACGGCAAACTGTTTAACTGTCAGTCCTATACCGATCCAAGAGGGTATGGCCTGTCGATGATCCGGCGTTAA